One Fictibacillus halophilus genomic window, CAATGTGATATCTTCAATCAGCCTTTTGTCGTTTACGCTGACCAACAACTTGTAGGTTGGTTTGCTTTATATACAGATGGTTCCGGTAATATTTATACAAATAATAAGCAGGCCATTCTATTAAAGTCATTTTCGATCGATGCTAGGTTTCAAAAAATGGGATTCGCGCTGGATTCTTTGAAATTACTACCGAATATCGTGAAGCAGCAGTACAAAGATAAGAATGAAATTATATTAACCGTTCATGACACGAACAATGCTGCTATATCTCTTTACAGAAAAGCCGGATTCATACATAAAGGTGAGAACTATGATGGGGAATATGGCATAGAACTAATATTTCATATGAGTCTTTAGACCTTTACAAAGTCTTAACCAAACCTTTACACCACTCCTTAGTAAATATTGTCATAATTTCTATACATAGACAAAAGGGGTGGCAGGTTTGAAAAAGGTCATACAACAGTGCATGACGCAGATGAAGAGGATAACAGTTTTTAAGAACATCAAAGGATTTAAGAATATAAAGATTAATTGTCTATTAAAATTTCCTAAACAGCTTAAGTTCAAACTGAACCTACAGACAAA contains:
- a CDS encoding GNAT family protein — translated: MKIRKYESKDFQAALEYCLPPQQALYTSMPVEVLKTFQCDIFNQPFVVYADQQLVGWFALYTDGSGNIYTNNKQAILLKSFSIDARFQKMGFALDSLKLLPNIVKQQYKDKNEIILTVHDTNNAAISLYRKAGFIHKGENYDGEYGIELIFHMSL